A portion of the Magnolia sinica isolate HGM2019 chromosome 17, MsV1, whole genome shotgun sequence genome contains these proteins:
- the LOC131230716 gene encoding pleiotropic drug resistance protein 3-like, whose translation MMEVSRREKEAGIVPEPDIDTYMKAISVEGLKRSLQTDYILKILGLDICADTMVGDAMRRGVSGGQKKRLTTGEMIVGPTKALFMDEISTGLDSSTTFQIVACLQQLVHITDATALISLLQPAPETYDLFDDIILMAEGKIVYHGPRNDILKFFEDYGFRCPERKGTADFLQEVISKKDQAQYWHHTDQPYSYVSVDQFSKKFKASHIGEKLDEELSKPYDKSQCHKNSLSFSVYSLPKWELFKACMTREWLLIKRNSFVYIFKSSQLIFISLVAMTVFLRTRLRIDLMHANYYMGSIFFALILFMVDGFPELSMTVSRLPVFYKHRDLYFYPAWAYTIPAAILKIPISLLQSTVWTVLTYYVIGYSPEPGRFFCYFLLVFALHQMSTSLFRLIASLFRTIVASVTGGTLLLATVLLLGGFILPRSSIPSWLKWGFWISPLAYAEIGLSINEFLAPRWQKILSTNTTIGHQTLISRGLNFDNYFYWISFGALLGFTILFNTGFTLALTFLNAPGMSRAIISHEKLLQLQGREDHSDVTHLENPNTTLSPDAQTKRTGRMVLPFEPLTIAFQDVNYYVDTPLEMREQGFTQKKLQLLHDITGSFRPGVLTTLMGVSGAGKTTLMDVLSGRKTGGTIEGDVWIGGYPKVQETFARISGYCEQTDIHSPQITVEESVIYSSWLRLPQQIDPKTKAAFVNEVLETIELDGIKDSLVGIPGVSGLSTEQRKRLTIAVELVANPSIIFMDEPTSGLDARAAAIVMRAVKNIVDTGRTVVCTIHQPSIDIFESFDELILMKRGGQIIYSGPLGRHSSRVIDYFEGIPGVPKIKDNYNPATWMLEVTSNSEETQLSVDFAHIYEESSLYRDNKEQVKILSKPPANSKDLHFATRFPQNGWGQFKACLWKQHLSYWRNPAYNLVRITFTIVASLLYGVLFWKHAKRINNQQDLFTILGTMFTTMLFMGINNCSTVLPIIATERAVLYRETFAGMYSSWAYSLAQVSIEIPYLFIQALLCVIITYPMIGYSWSAYKVFWYFYTLLCTLLYFSYLGMLLVSLSPNVQVASIMASLCYVLILLFSGFILPGPVSHLPPSLTD comes from the exons ATGATGGAAGTCAGTAGAAGGGAGAAGGAGGCGGGAATTGTGCCCGAACCGGACATAGACACTTACATGAAG GCAATTTCGGTTGAGGGATTGAAAAGATCACTTCAGACAGACTACATTTTGAAG ATCCTTGGATTGGACATCTGTGCCGACACAATGGTCGGTGATGCCATGAGGAGAGGTGTTTCGGGCGGTCAGAAGAAAAGACTTACTACAG GAGAGATGATCGTGGGTCCAACGAAAGCTCTTTTCATGGATGAAATATCGACCGGCTTAGACAGTTCCACCACCTTCCAGATTGTTGCTTGTCTCCAGCAGTTGGTGCACATCACAGATGCTACTGCATTAATTTCACTTCTTCAGCCCGCACCTGAGACATATGATCTCTTTGATGACATCATCTTGATGGCAGAAGGAAAGATTGTGTACCATGGCCCACGTAATGATATTCTAAAGTTTTTTGAAGATTACGGATTCAGATGCCCTGAAAGAAAAGGGACAGCTGACTTCCTCCAAGAG GTTATCTCGAAAAAGGATCAAGCGCAATACTGGCATCATACAGACCAACCTTACAGCTATGTTTCCGTCGATCAGTtctcaaagaaattcaaggcatCTCATATCGGCGAGAAGCTAGATGAGGAACTTTCGAAGCCATATGATAAGTCCCAATGCCATAAAAACTCATTGTCCTTCAGTGTTTATTCTTTACCTAAATGGGAACTATTCAAAGCATGTATGACAAGAGAATGGCTGCTTATTAAGAGGAATTCATTCGTTTACATATTCAAATCATCTCAG CTCATCTTCATCTCACTCGTCGCAATGACTGTTTTTCTGCGCACCCGCTTGCGTATCGATTTGATGCATGCAAATTACTACATGGGTTCTATTTTCTTCGCACTTATATTATTCATGGTTGATGGATTCCCAGAGTTATCGATGACGGTTTCTAGACTTCCAGTTTTCTACAAACACAGAGATCTGTACTTCTACCCAGCATGGGCATACACCATTCCAGCCGCTATTCTAAAAATTCCAATTTCATTGTTACAGTCTACGGTGTGGACAGTTCTTACGTACTACGTTATTGGATACAGTCCTGAACCAGGAAG GTTCTTCTGCTATTTTCTTCTAGTCTTCGCCTTGCATCAGATGTCAACATCCTTGTTCCGTTTAATTGCCTCACTTTTCCGTACCATTGTTGCTTCTGTAACCGGCGGGACTCTGCTTCTAGCAACGGTCCTATTATTGGGAGGCTTCATTCTTCCACGAT CCTCTATACCGTCTTGGTTGAAGTGGGGATTTTGGATTTCTCCACTGGCATATGCCGAGATAGGCCTATCCATAAATGAATTCCTTGCTCCACGGTGGCAAAAG ATTTTGTCTACAAACACAACCATAGGACACCAAACACTGATAAGCCGTGGACTGAATTTTGACAACTACTTCTATTGGATATCATTTGGCGCCTTGCTTGGATTCACAATACTTTTCAATACCGGGTTTACCTTGGCCTTGACTTTCTTGAACG CTCCCGGGATGTCCCGTgctattatttctcatgaaaagcTCTTGCAACTACAAGGGAGAGAAGATCATAGCGATGTCACTCATTTAGAGAACCCAAATACAACTCTTTCACCTGATGCACAAACCAAAAGAACTG GGAGGATGGTTTTACCATTTGAGCCGCTAACAATCGCATTTCAAGATGTGAACTATTATGTTGATACCCCTCTG GAAATGAGAGAACAAGGTTTCACACAGAAAAAACTCCAACTTCTTCATGATATTACAGGTTCATTCAGGCCTGGCGTTCTCACAACATTAATGGGAGTTAGTGGAGCAGGGAAAACCACTCTCATGGATGTTCTCTCTGGAAGGAAAACCGGTGGAACAATCGAAGGGGACGTATGGATTGGAGGGTACCCAAAGGTCCAAGAAACATTTGCTAGGATATCAGGTTATTGCGAGCAAACCGACATTCATTCTCCGCAAATCACTGTCGAAGAGTCTGTCATATATTCAAGTTGGCTACGACTCCCACAGCAGATCGATCCAAAAACAAAAGCT GCATTTGTAAATGAAGTTCTTGAAACGATCGAGCTAGATGGAATAAAAGATTCTTTAGTCGGCATTCCTGGTGTAAGTGGTCTGTCGACCGAGCAGCGTAAACGGCTAACCATTGCAGTGGAGCTTGTTGCCAATCCATCAATCATATTTATGGATGAACCCACGTCAGGTCTAGATGCAAGAGCAGCTGCCATAGTAATGCGTGCAGTGAAGAATATTGTTGACACGGGACGGACAGTGGTTTGCACTATACACCAGCCAAGTATAGATATATTTGAGTCATTCGATGAG CTGATTCTAATGAAAAGGGGAGGACAAATAATCTATTCCGGACCATTGGGTCGCCATTCAAGTAGAGTTATTGATTACTTTGAA GGTATTCCTGGGGTACCGAAGATCAAAGACAATTATAATCCAGCAACATGGATGTTAGAAGTtacttctaattcagaagaaacGCAACTCAGTGTAGATTTTGCACATATTTACGAAGAGTCTTCTCTCTACAG GGACAACAAAGAGCAAGTTAAGATATTGAGTAAGCCACCCGCGAATTCGAAGGACTTGCATTTCGCTACTCGGTTTCCGCAGAATGGTTGGGGGCAGTTCAAAGCTTGCCTTTGGAAACAGCACTTGTCATATTGGAGAAATCCTGCATACAACTTGGTTCGGATAACGTTTACGATCGTCGCATCCTTGTTATATGGAGTGCTCTTTTGGAAGCATGCTAAGAGAAT AAATAACCAGCAGGACTTGTTCACTATACTTGGGACCATGTTCACCACCATGCTCTTCATGGGCATAAACAACTGCTCAACAGTTTTACCAATCATTGCAACCGAGCGGGCTGTTTTGTACCGAGAAACGTTTGCAGGGATGTACTCTTCATGGGCCTATTCACTTGCTCAG GTGTCCATTGAGATTCCTTACCTATTTATCCAAGCACTGTTGTGTGTGATCATCACATATCCTATGATAGGGTACTCCTGGTCAGCTTATAAGGTCTTTTGGTACTTCTACACCTTGCTATGTACATTGCTCTACTTCAGTTACCTCGGGATGTTGCTAGTGTCGTTGAGCCCGAATGTTCAAGTAGCTTCCATAATGGCTTCTCTCTGCTATGTGTTGATCCTTCTCTTCTCCGGCTTCATCCTACCCGGACCAGTAAGTCACCTACCCCCTTCCCTCACTGATTAG